Proteins encoded within one genomic window of Cucumis sativus cultivar 9930 chromosome 3, Cucumber_9930_V3, whole genome shotgun sequence:
- the LOC101205375 gene encoding peptidyl-prolyl cis-trans isomerase CYP37, chloroplastic isoform X1, which produces MAFPLSSPVVSRRFSLSSPLHITKHTFLHSNSIFRFTHSSRTSVLPKLSSNSHNHSSLGLEDQHNFLQQLCISPFELGKREIRKLIAVLLICIQISSPLPLLNWDFQSIHPAMAVLYSPDTKVPRTGELALRRAIPANTSMKAIQDSLEEISYLLRIPQRKPYGTMEGNVKKALKLAVDEKDLILGSIPSESKEKGLAIYTTLIEGKGGLQTLLQSIKDNDPDKVSVGLASSLDTVAELELLQAPGLSFLLPAQYSKYPRLTGRGIVEFTIQKGDGSSFSPQAGGESSSTATIQVVVDGYSAPLTAGNFAKLVIDGAYDGSKLSSTSQAILSENSQDKNKGYNIPLEIKPSGQFEPLYRTTLSVQDGELPVLPLSVYGAVAMAHNEDSEEYSSPHQFFFYLYDKRNSGLGGLSFDEGQFSVFGYTTVGRDILPQIKTGDIIRSAKLVEGQDRLVLPNEN; this is translated from the exons ATGGCGTTCCCTTTGTCTTCCCCCGTCGTCTCTCGCCGCTTTTCTCTCTCATCTCCCCTTCACATTACCAAACACACATTTCTTCATTCCAATTCCATTTTTCGATTTACCCATTCCTCCCGAACCTCGGTTCTCCCCAAACTCTCTTCCAACTCCCATAACCACTCTTCACTG GGACTAGAGGACCAGCATAACTTTCTCCAACAGTTATGCATTTCACCTTTTGAACTTGGAAAGAGGGAAATTAGGAAATTGATTGCTGTGCTCCTGATAtgtattcaaatttcttccccaCTGCCCCTGCTGAATTGGGACTTTCAATCTATTCACCCTGCAATGGCAGTACTCTATTCGCCAGACACCAAGGTTCCAAGGACAGGAGAACTTGCATTAAGGAGAGCAATTCCTGCAAACACAAGCATGAAGGCAATACAG GACTCTTTAGAAGAGATATCATATTTGCTAAGGATTCCACAAAGAAAACCTTATGGAACCATGGAGGGTAATGTGAAGAAAGCTCTCAAG CTGGCAGTTGATGAGAAGGACTTGATCTTAGGAAGTATACCATCAGAGTCGAAGGAAAAAGGTTTAGCAATATACACAACTCTAATTGAAGGCAAG GGTGGACTGCAAACTCTCCTCCAAAGCATTAAGGATAATGACCCTGATAAAGTATCTGTAGGACTTGCATCATCACTTGATACTGTTGCAGAGTTGGAGTTGTTACAG GCTCCTGGATTGTCATTTTTATTGCCTGCTCAATACTCGAAGTATCCAAG GTTGACAGGGAGAGGAATCGTTGAATTTACCATTCAGAAAGGAGATGGTTCATCTTTTTCCCCACAAGCAGGTGGTGAATCTAGCAGTACAGCCACAATTCAG GTTGTTGTGGATGGATACTCAGCACCACTCACTGCAGGGAATTTTGCAAAACTG GTAATTGATGGAGCTTATGATGGATCAAAACTCAGCTCTACTAGTCAAGCTATTCTTTCTGAAAATAGTCAGGATAAGAATAAAGGCTATAACATTCCCTTGGAAATAAAGCCATCAGGACAATTCGAACCCTTATACCGAACAACCCTCAGTGTGCAG GATGGAGAATTGCCGGTTTTACCTCTGTCTGTGTATGGAGCAGTTGCAATGGCACATAACGAAGATTCAGAGGAATATTCTTCACCACAtcaattcttcttctatctgtatgataaaagaaat TCTGGCTTGGGAGGACTATCCTTTGATGAAGGGCAGTTTTCAGTTTTTGG ATACACAACCGTTGGAAGAGACATACTTCCTCAGATCAAAACTGGAGACATAATTCGATCTGCGAAACTTGTCGAAGGTCAAGATCGCCTCGTTCTACCAAATGAGAATTGA
- the LOC101205375 gene encoding peptidyl-prolyl cis-trans isomerase CYP37, chloroplastic isoform X2: MAVLYSPDTKVPRTGELALRRAIPANTSMKAIQDSLEEISYLLRIPQRKPYGTMEGNVKKALKLAVDEKDLILGSIPSESKEKGLAIYTTLIEGKGGLQTLLQSIKDNDPDKVSVGLASSLDTVAELELLQAPGLSFLLPAQYSKYPRLTGRGIVEFTIQKGDGSSFSPQAGGESSSTATIQVVVDGYSAPLTAGNFAKLVIDGAYDGSKLSSTSQAILSENSQDKNKGYNIPLEIKPSGQFEPLYRTTLSVQDGELPVLPLSVYGAVAMAHNEDSEEYSSPHQFFFYLYDKRNSGLGGLSFDEGQFSVFGYTTVGRDILPQIKTGDIIRSAKLVEGQDRLVLPNEN, translated from the exons ATGGCAGTACTCTATTCGCCAGACACCAAGGTTCCAAGGACAGGAGAACTTGCATTAAGGAGAGCAATTCCTGCAAACACAAGCATGAAGGCAATACAG GACTCTTTAGAAGAGATATCATATTTGCTAAGGATTCCACAAAGAAAACCTTATGGAACCATGGAGGGTAATGTGAAGAAAGCTCTCAAG CTGGCAGTTGATGAGAAGGACTTGATCTTAGGAAGTATACCATCAGAGTCGAAGGAAAAAGGTTTAGCAATATACACAACTCTAATTGAAGGCAAG GGTGGACTGCAAACTCTCCTCCAAAGCATTAAGGATAATGACCCTGATAAAGTATCTGTAGGACTTGCATCATCACTTGATACTGTTGCAGAGTTGGAGTTGTTACAG GCTCCTGGATTGTCATTTTTATTGCCTGCTCAATACTCGAAGTATCCAAG GTTGACAGGGAGAGGAATCGTTGAATTTACCATTCAGAAAGGAGATGGTTCATCTTTTTCCCCACAAGCAGGTGGTGAATCTAGCAGTACAGCCACAATTCAG GTTGTTGTGGATGGATACTCAGCACCACTCACTGCAGGGAATTTTGCAAAACTG GTAATTGATGGAGCTTATGATGGATCAAAACTCAGCTCTACTAGTCAAGCTATTCTTTCTGAAAATAGTCAGGATAAGAATAAAGGCTATAACATTCCCTTGGAAATAAAGCCATCAGGACAATTCGAACCCTTATACCGAACAACCCTCAGTGTGCAG GATGGAGAATTGCCGGTTTTACCTCTGTCTGTGTATGGAGCAGTTGCAATGGCACATAACGAAGATTCAGAGGAATATTCTTCACCACAtcaattcttcttctatctgtatgataaaagaaat TCTGGCTTGGGAGGACTATCCTTTGATGAAGGGCAGTTTTCAGTTTTTGG ATACACAACCGTTGGAAGAGACATACTTCCTCAGATCAAAACTGGAGACATAATTCGATCTGCGAAACTTGTCGAAGGTCAAGATCGCCTCGTTCTACCAAATGAGAATTGA
- the LOC101205134 gene encoding uncharacterized protein LOC101205134, producing the protein MCILIGSSLSSASFQPGVPFSGHSLPPHSPSHSNSPMASVHATPPHTFTSFTTAKRAPAPSPPRAFINFHAPKLPERSIFSTIGRNSNWALNSAVEEFDVIPVQSSDFTDQQEGVALGRAERDGAEGEMGTAVGGFGELSLGGAGEIQGFSSSASVADGGGTETGEMERVMIDRIINATIVLAAGSYALTKLLTIDQDYWHGWTLYEILRYAPQHNWSAYEEALKTHPVLAKMVISGVVYSLGDWIAQCFEGKPLFEFDRTRMFRSGLVGFSLHGSLSHYYYHFCEGLFPFQDWWVVPAKVAFDQTAWSAVWNSIYFVVLGFLRLESPVSIFNELKATFWPMLTAGWKLWPFAHLITYGVIPVEQRLLWVDCVELIWVTILSTYSNEKSEARISEVATDLSSDPLPTDSTQS; encoded by the exons ATGTGTATATTAATTGGCTCTTCTCTTTCCTCCGCTTCCTTCCAACCCGGAGTACCATTCTCCGGCCACTCACTTCCTCCCCACTCACCATCTCATTCCAACTCCCCCATGGCTTCGGTGCACGCCACGCCTCCTCACACCTTCACTTCCTTCACCACTGCAAAGCGAGCTCCGGCCCCCTCTCCTCCGCGCGCCTTCATCAATTTCCACGCCCCGAAGCTTCCAGAGCGTTCTATTTTCTCCACAATTGGGCGGAACTCGAATTGGGCCTTGAACTCGGCTGTGGAAGAGTTCGATGTTATCCCGGTGCAGAGTTCTGATTTTACCGACCAACAGGAAGGGGTGGCGCTGGGTCGGGCGGAGAGGGATGGCGCGGAGGGAGAGATGGGGACTGCGGTTGGTGGATTCGGCGAGCTCTCGTTGGGAGGCGCTGGTGAAATTCAggggttttcttcttctgcttctgTTGCCGATGGCGGCGGAACAGAGACCGGGGAAATGGAGAGGGTTATGATTGATCGGATTATCAATGCCACCATTGTTCTTGCGGCGGGTTCTTATGCTCTCACCAAGTTGCTTACCATCGACCAAGATTATTGGCAT GGATGGACACTTTATGAAATACTGAGATATGCCCCTCAACACAACTGGAGTGCTTATGAGGAAGCTCTTAAGACGCACCCTGTCCTTGCTAAAATGGTGATTAGTGGAGTGGTGTACTCTCTTGGAGATTGGATTGCGCAG TGTTTTGAAGGAAAGCCTCTGTTTGAATTTGATCGCACACGCATGTTCAGATCAGGCCTCGTTGGCTTTTCTTTACACGGTTCCCTTTCCCACTACTACTATCATTTTTGTGAG ggtctttttccttttcaagaTTGGTGGGTAGTTCCTGCAAAAGTAGCCTTCGATCAAACGGCATGGTCGGCAGTTTGGAACAGTATTTATTTCGTGGTATTAGGTTTCCTGCGGCTTGAGTCCCCAGTTTCTATATTTAATGAACTAAAGGCGACATTTTGGCCTATGCTTACT GCGGGTTGGAAACTTTGGCCATTTGCTCATCTTATCACATACGGTGTTATTCCTGTAGAACAAAGACTCCTGTGGGTTGATTGTGTGGAGCTTATCTGGGTGACTATACTCTCAAC TTACTCAAACGAAAAATCGGAGGCCAGAATCTCAGAGGTAGCAACAGATTTGAGTTCAGATCCTCTTCCCACAGATTCGACTCAG AGCTAA
- the LOC101204885 gene encoding NAC transcription factor 25 — translation MMESTDSSAGPQQPNLPPGFRFHPTDEELVVHYLKKKANSSPLPVAIIAEVDLYKFDPWELPAKATFGEQEWYFFSPRERKYPNGARPNRAATSGYWKATGTDKPVLASDGSNQKVGVKKALVFYGGKPPKGIKTNWIMHEYRLADNKPCINKPPGYDLANKKNSLKLDDWVLCRIYKKNNSHRPMDQEREDSMEEMIGSIPHSLRLNDQYPKLGINYSTLLENDQNLLQGIVANNNNDNNNNGAVSNGTNSKRPASLFWSDEDQDHSGISSNKRLHFENTTDGASTSITRTHSSSHNNLQNSTSSFTTLLTNLPQTPPPPLHHHSGAHSVLASIGDGLFRPAYQIPGANWYS, via the exons ATGATGGAGAGCACCGACTCATCCGCCGGACCACAGCAGCCCAATTTACCGCCTGGCTTCCGATTTCATCCCACCGATGAAGAGCTCGTCGTTCACTATCTCAAAAAGAAAGCCAATTCTTCCCCTTTGCCCGTCGCCATCATCGCTGAGGTCGATCTCTACAAATTCGATCCTTGGGAGCTTCCGG CAAAAGCTACGTTTGGAGAACAGGAATGGTACTTCTTTAGTCCAAGGGAAAGGAAGTACCCGAATGGTGCGCGACCCAATCGAGCAGCGACGTCTGGGTATTGGAAGGCGACGGGGACGGATAAGCCGGTGTTGGCCTCGGATGGAAGTAATCAGAAGGTTGGGGTGAAAAAGGCGCTAGTATTCTACGGCGGAAAGCCGCCTAAGGGAATCAAAACCAATTGGATTATGCATGAATATAGGTTGGCGGATAATAAGCCTTGTATCAATAAGCCTCCTGGCTATGATTTGGCCAACAAGAAAAACTCTTTGAAG ctCGATGATTGGGTATTATGCCGAATTTACAAGAAGAACAACTCACACAGGCCAATGGATCAAGAAAGGGAAGATTCAATGGAAGAAATGATAGGATCAATACCACATTCCTTGAGGCTAAATGATCAATATCCAAAGTTGGGTATTAATTACTCTACATTGCttgaaaatgaccaaaatttGCTTCAAGGTATAGTGGCCAacaataacaatgataataataataatggagcTGTTAGCAATGGTACCAATTCAAAACGTCCTGCCTCTCTTTTTTGGAGTGATGAAGATCAAGATCATTcgggcatttcatcaaacaagagattacattttgaaaacactACTGATGGGGCTTCTACTTCCATTACAAGGACTCATAGTAGTAGTCACAATAATCTCCAAAATTCAACTTCCTCCTTCACCACTCTACTCACCAACCTCCCGCAAACGCCACCCCCACCTTTGCACCACCACAGTGGCGCCCACTCCGTCCTTGCTTCCATTGGAGATGGCCTTTTCCGTCCTGCATATCAAATCCCAGGTGCAAATTGGTACTCTTAG